In Juglans regia cultivar Chandler chromosome 5, Walnut 2.0, whole genome shotgun sequence, the following are encoded in one genomic region:
- the LOC109005168 gene encoding nicalin-1, with protein sequence MAPRKAGERDMLESFYSIIALVFILVACVELCDAATVVDVYRLIQYDISGVPFGSRLAALNHHAGSLHFAPGADLSRTVVIIPVRELNMSFVKEYIVQRQPLGGLLFLLPQMFNFDNRDGMGIYHQNHGKELLHNVMVELEQLLIHANIPYPVYFAFEDSDIDAVLADINKNDAIGQPATATTGGFKFVVSAPEPKKLASPTITNIQGWLPGLKTDGDASQLPTIAIVASYDTFGAAPALSVGSDSNGSGIVALLEIARLFSLLYSNPKTRGRYNLLFGLTSGGPYNYNGTQKWLRSLDQRLRESIDYAICLNSIGSWDNELWIHVSKPPENAYIKQIFEGFSNVAEELGFKVGLKHKKINISNPRVAWEHEQFSRLRVTAATLSELFTAPELMERTGGFVDSRHFVNETAIIRSIKLVAESLARHVYGHQGKNIQIFSDKSSLAVNPSYIQLWLDLLSRTPRVAPFLSKNDPLVMALKKELEDHTNEVNVQHELLDGMFTFYDLTKARLNIYQVASVTFDLLLLLVLGSYLIVLFSFLVITTRGLDELFSLFRRPPSRKVKTA encoded by the exons ATGGCTCCACGGAAAGCTGGAGAGCGCGACATGCTGGAGTCCTTCTACTCCATAATCGCCCTCGTCTTCATTCTCGTAGCCTGCGTCGAGCTCTGCGACGCCGCCACCGTCGTCGATGTCTACCGTCTCATCCAGTACGATATCTCCGGCGTCCCATTCGGATCTCGCCTCGCCGCCCTTAACCACCACGCCGGCTCTCTTCACTTCGCTCCCGGCGCCGATCTCTCTCGCACGGTCGTCATCATCCCCGTCCGCGAGCTCAACATGTCCTTTGTCAAAG AATATATAGTTCAAAGACAGCCTCTTGGGGGCTTATTGTTTTTGCTTCCCCAAATGTTTAATTTTGATAATAGAGATGGCATGGGGATTTATCATCAGAATCATGGAAAAGAGCTGTTGCACAATGTTATGGTAGAACTCGAGCAGTTACTTATACATGCCAACATTCCT taTCCTGTGTATTTTGCTTTTGAGGATAGTGATATTGATGCTGTTTTGGCTGATATCAACAAGAATGATGCCATTGGTCAGCCTGCTACAGCAACTACTGGCGG ATTCAAGTTTGTTGTCTCAGCACCAGAACCTAAGAAACTGGCTTCGCCCACCATCACAAACATTCAG GGTTGGTTGCCAGGACTGAAAACAGATGGAGATGCAAGTCAACTCCCAACCATTGCTATTGTAGCATCATACGATACATTTGGGGCTGCTCct GCATTGTCGGTGGGAAGTGATAGCAATGGAAGTGGCATTGTTGCACTTCTTGAAATAGCTAGGTTATTCTCTCTTCTTTATTCAAATCCTAAGACAAGAGGAAGGTATAATTTACTTTTTGGGTTAACATCTGGAGGACCTTACAACTACAATGGAACTCAAAAG TGGCTTCGAAGCCTTGATCAACGTTTACGTGAGAGTATTGACTATGCAATTTGCTTAAATAGCATTGGTTCATGGGATAATGAATTATGGATTCATGTATCTAAGCCTCCAGAAAATGCCTACATAAAGCAAATATTTGAA GGTTTCTCCAATGTAGCAGAAGAGTTGGGCTTCAAAGTGGGTCTGAAGCACaagaagataaatatttcaaatcctcGA GTAGCTTGGGAGCATGAACAATTTTCAAGGCTGAGAGTTACTGCTGCCACCTTATCGGAACTCTTTACTGCACCTGAACTGATGGAAAGGACTGGAGGCTTTGTTGATAGCAG ACATTTCGTAAATGAAACTGCAATTATCAGAAGCATCAAGTTAGTTGCAGAGAGTCTTGCG AGGCACGTCTATGGCCATCAGGGAAAGAATATCCAAATCTTCTCAGACAAAAGTAGTTTGGCTGTGAATCCTTCCTATATACAATTGTGGCTGGATCTTTTGTCAAGGACACCTAGAGTAGCACCATTCCTCTCAAAGAATGACCCACTTGTCATGGCATTAAAAAAG GAATTAGAAGATCATACGAATGAGGTGAATGTGCAACATGAATTACTCGATGGAATGTTCACTTTCTATGATTTGACCAAAGCTAGACTTAACATATATCAG GTAGCTAGCGTAACGTTCGACTTGCTGTTGCTTCTAGTGTTGGGTTCATATCTGATAGTACTGTTCAGTTTTCTTGTCATCACTACCAGG GGTCTTGATGAACTATTCAGTCTATTTCGACGACCTCCTTCTCGCAAAGTCAAAACCGCTTAG